The following are encoded together in the Candidatus Effluviviaceae Genus I sp. genome:
- a CDS encoding response regulator transcription factor translates to MPSCRRVMIVERDPQARARLVCALRASGYGTVEAGTGREALRSVQMERPDLVLVGAVLPDIGGRDLVRILESGDHGEGVRAVITSGPGASGDDHHDDDEHHLFRWSHVDQVVTLVNSLLDDGAPPDPAALSQPVAAGPLRIDPARLTALVDGKTIALTQRECRFLQVLALHAERTCTRDEIRNLVWDGSEHVIGRTVDVLVSRLRSKLHTATGREVVETVRGIGYRLCGAGGCSAADETTGALPTDTR, encoded by the coding sequence ATGCCCAGCTGCAGACGAGTCATGATCGTGGAGCGCGACCCCCAGGCGAGGGCCCGGCTGGTCTGCGCTCTCAGAGCGTCCGGATACGGCACGGTGGAGGCCGGCACGGGACGCGAGGCGCTGCGCTCCGTGCAGATGGAAAGGCCGGACCTCGTCCTCGTGGGCGCCGTGCTGCCGGACATCGGCGGCAGGGACCTGGTGCGCATCCTCGAGTCGGGCGACCACGGAGAAGGCGTGCGGGCGGTCATCACGTCGGGGCCCGGAGCGTCCGGCGACGACCACCACGACGACGACGAGCACCACCTGTTCCGCTGGTCCCACGTGGACCAGGTGGTCACGCTTGTGAACTCGCTCCTCGACGACGGCGCCCCTCCCGATCCGGCGGCGCTCTCGCAGCCGGTCGCGGCCGGACCGCTCAGGATCGACCCGGCGCGGCTGACGGCGCTCGTGGACGGCAAGACGATCGCGCTCACCCAGAGGGAGTGCCGCTTCCTTCAGGTTCTCGCGCTCCATGCCGAGCGGACCTGCACGCGGGACGAGATCAGGAACCTCGTCTGGGACGGAAGCGAGCACGTGATCGGACGGACCGTGGACGTGCTGGTGAGCCGGCTCCGCAGCAAGCTCCACACCGCGACGGGGCGCGAGGTCGTGGAGACCGTCAGGGGCATCGGCTACCGCCTGTGCGGGGCGGGCGGATGCTCAGCCGCGGACGAGACAACCGGCGCGCTGCCTACCGATACTCGTTGA
- a CDS encoding NTP transferase domain-containing protein produces MKAIVLAAGKGTRMGEITDAIPKPMVEIGGRPMLWHLLKALLGAGVDETAIVVGHRGDRVRAYFGDGADVGVRISYFVQEVQDGTGRAAEPARAFAGDTPFFLTYGDIVTEPAVYPAMTEDFSRTRTDLLMAVRSVDDPSRWGAVTLDGDRITRIIEKPPPGALGTSWVNAGIFIAAPALFSYTARLELSPRGEYELTDAVRMMIEDGRSVRAFRMESYWRDVGTPEDLAAADNEVGGGPR; encoded by the coding sequence ATGAAGGCCATCGTGCTCGCCGCGGGGAAGGGGACGCGCATGGGCGAGATCACCGACGCGATCCCCAAGCCCATGGTCGAGATCGGCGGCAGGCCGATGCTCTGGCACCTGCTCAAGGCGCTCCTGGGCGCAGGCGTGGACGAGACCGCCATCGTCGTCGGCCACCGGGGCGACCGCGTCCGCGCCTACTTCGGCGACGGCGCCGACGTCGGTGTGCGCATCTCCTACTTCGTGCAGGAGGTCCAGGATGGGACGGGGAGGGCCGCCGAGCCGGCGAGGGCATTCGCGGGCGACACCCCCTTCTTCCTGACCTACGGGGACATCGTCACGGAGCCCGCGGTCTACCCGGCGATGACCGAGGACTTCTCGCGGACGCGGACGGACCTCCTCATGGCCGTGCGTTCCGTGGACGATCCGAGCCGCTGGGGCGCGGTGACGCTCGATGGAGACCGCATCACGCGCATCATCGAGAAGCCGCCGCCGGGGGCGCTCGGCACGAGCTGGGTCAACGCCGGGATCTTCATCGCCGCGCCGGCGCTCTTCAGCTACACCGCCCGCCTCGAGCTGTCGCCGCGCGGGGAGTACGAGCTCACCGACGCGGTGCGCATGATGATCGAGGACGGCCGCTCCGTGCGCGCGTTCAGGATGGAGTCGTACTGGCGCGACGTCGGCACCCCCGAGGACCTGGCCGCGGCCGACAACGAAGTCGGCGGCGGGCCGCGCTAG